Proteins encoded by one window of Salvia splendens isolate huo1 chromosome 14, SspV2, whole genome shotgun sequence:
- the LOC121764622 gene encoding inositol 1,3,4-trisphosphate 5/6-kinase 4-like yields MGGVRGIVLDSSVLLPSADDEVIGDAGLSSGAEYLLRKLRYSSIPIGISHEQGLSSSKECLLKEVAKTYLCTIFCLSPEDDISSEVSQIWEGKDGRLIHVVSWCREDIFQKKNGSHVLKVIVGSAEREASNDSGYAVTAEMLSISINKLQELPLLVCSMNIKAAGEEALAVGYVMKPSREEDFAKRGSFPLCPTQNGLIFLPLNYDLPISSQLQLVDAILHKATDEILAVDMTSPSENSDKVTFTRNLQELQRYVECQTDCCVIDPFNNIFPILDRMKIQQILMGLETLNIDGRCRIRAPSFVKVDSFDDPNLEQRLAEAKLVLPSIVKPQVACGVSDAHSMAIVFKVDHYKDLNVPLPAVVQEYVDHSSLIYKFYALGGKVFHAVKKSIPNADTLMNLAAEKGLKPLHFDSLKSLPVSKEQLNVDNHKLDLELVKDAADWLRKALDLTIFGFDVVIQEGSGDHVIVDVNYLPSFKEVPDDTAIPAFWDALKEKIVQERTKKQKPLN; encoded by the exons GGAATATCTCATGAACAGGGTCTTTCAAGCTCGaag GAATGTCTTCTCAAAGAGGTAGCCAAAACCTACTTGTGTACAATCTTTTGCTTATCGCCAGAAGATGATATTTCAAGCGAGGTTTCCCAAATTTGGGAGGGCAAAGATGGAAGGCTTATTCATGTTGTTTCCTGGTGTAGAGAAGACATCTTTCAGAAAAAGAATGGTTCTCATGTGTTGAAAGTTATAGTTG GATCTGCTGAAAGAGAAGCATCCAATG ATTCTGGCTATGCAGTTACTGCAGAGATGTTGAGCATATCTATAAACAAACTCCAAGAGCTACCTTTGTTGGTTTGCAGTATGAATATAAAG GCAGCAGGTGAAGAGGCCTTGGCAGTTGGCTATGTGATGAAGCCTTCTCGCGAAGAAGATTTTGCCAAG AGAGGCTCCTTTCCCTTGTGTCCAACTCAAAATGGACTGATCTTTTTGCCTCTTAACTATGACCTACCCATATCATCCCAGTTGCAACTAGTTGACGCCATTCTTCATAAGGCAACTGATGAGATTTTGGCTGTTGACATGACTTCTCCTTCAGAAAACAGTGACAAGGTGACATTTACAAGAAATTTGCAGGAATTACAAAG GTATGTTGAATGCCAGACAGATTGCTGTGTAATCGATCCATTTAATAACATTTTCCCTATATTGGACCGTATGAAAATCCAGCAAATCCTAATGGGCCTGGAAACTCTCAACATTGATGGCCGTTGTAGAATCAGGGCACCCTCTTTTGTCAAG GTTGATAGCTTTGATGATCCCAATTTGGAACAAAGGCTAGCGGAAGCGAAATTGGTGTTGCCAAGTATTGTGAAACCTCAAGTTGCATGTGGTGTATCGGATGCTCACAGTATG GCAATTGTTTTTAAGGTCGATCATTACAAGGATCTAAATGTCCCCCTTCCAGCGGTGGTGCAG GAATATGTTGACCATTCATCTTTGATATACAAATTCTATGCTTTGGGAGGAAAGGTCTTTCACGCGGTCAAGAAATCTATTCCGAACGCAGATACCTTAATGAACTTAGCTGCAGAGAAGGGGCTGAAGCCTTTACATTTTGACAG CCTAAAATCCCTTCCTGTTTCTAAGGAACAGCTCAACGTTGACAATCATAAGCTTGATCTCGAGCTTGTTAAGGATGCTGCAGATTGGCTTAGGAAAGCACTAGACCTTACCATATTCGGTTTTGATGTCGTT ATCCAAGAAGGGAGTGGAGACCATGTCATTGTTGACGTGAATTACCTGCCCTCATTCAAGGAAGTCCCCGATGATACTGCAATACCCGCCTTCTGGGACGCCCTCAAGGAGAAGATAGTTCAAGAAAGAACCAAAAAGCAGAAACCTCTTAATTAG